One Candidatus Polarisedimenticolia bacterium genomic region harbors:
- a CDS encoding alkaline phosphatase family protein: MARRRRGSGRARAAGWLLSGVVLAGVLPSKAPPPSSLPKLTVLIVVDQMRADYLQRFRPYFGEKGFRRLETEGRVFLQARYFHAATLTAPGHALIGSGLYGDRSGIIGNRWYSYAEGEDVYCVSSRSAGLGAGECPPVAAKAAPAGTTLRKSPCAFDGTTLAERVKEKYPEARVVGVSIKDRSAILLAGKKADAAYWVEEKADRTGELACSEYYPACRPDVLAYAAEEGFSERPSSPEAGVLFRRHPLWREWSCSLPPPCDKACPEDVPDAHALEGGLGKSFPHPVKDAATLLFTPYGNEFLEGLAERVVEAHDLGRNRRGAPDVLALGFSSIDYLGHLFGPDSCEAADAMKRMDATLARLLDFLIKRLGRENLLVVVTADHGVAPLPEVSLKMGVAAGRIELPAGVARETGKVGDLPALRQRMEFFLAGKLGEKIDAATPLSEALVTAYFEPSLYLNRNRIGPAHLALARSSLKEYLLRVEGIEAVYTAEEIEAGEAPEAVRLSFRSDRSGDLTIQLRPYWTASAPGGGADHGQAHDYDARVPLLFWGSRVTAGTEPRVVDMAQIAPTLARILELEGSRFSRPSPLSVGESP; encoded by the coding sequence TTGGCGCGCCGCCGGCGAGGATCGGGGCGTGCCCGAGCGGCGGGATGGCTGCTTTCGGGGGTCGTCCTGGCGGGCGTCCTCCCGTCGAAGGCTCCGCCTCCCTCCTCCTTGCCCAAGCTCACCGTGCTGATCGTCGTCGACCAGATGCGCGCCGACTACCTGCAGCGCTTCCGGCCGTACTTCGGCGAGAAGGGCTTTCGGCGGCTCGAGACGGAGGGGAGGGTGTTCCTGCAGGCGCGCTATTTCCATGCCGCCACCTTGACGGCACCCGGCCATGCGCTGATCGGCTCGGGACTCTACGGCGATCGCTCCGGCATCATCGGCAACCGGTGGTACTCCTATGCGGAGGGGGAGGACGTGTACTGCGTCTCCTCGAGGAGCGCCGGGCTGGGGGCGGGGGAGTGCCCGCCGGTAGCGGCAAAAGCCGCGCCGGCCGGGACGACCCTGCGGAAAAGCCCCTGCGCGTTCGACGGAACGACCCTGGCGGAGCGCGTCAAGGAGAAATATCCGGAAGCGCGGGTGGTGGGCGTGTCGATCAAGGACCGGTCGGCGATTCTCCTGGCGGGGAAGAAGGCCGACGCGGCCTATTGGGTGGAGGAAAAGGCGGATCGCACCGGCGAGCTGGCCTGCTCCGAATACTATCCCGCCTGCCGGCCCGACGTGTTGGCCTACGCCGCCGAGGAAGGATTCTCCGAGAGGCCCTCTTCCCCCGAGGCGGGAGTCCTCTTTCGCCGCCATCCGCTCTGGCGCGAGTGGTCCTGCTCGCTGCCGCCGCCGTGCGACAAGGCCTGCCCCGAAGACGTCCCCGACGCTCATGCGCTGGAGGGAGGCCTCGGCAAGAGCTTTCCGCATCCGGTGAAGGACGCGGCGACCCTGCTCTTCACGCCTTACGGGAACGAATTCCTGGAAGGGCTCGCCGAGAGAGTCGTCGAGGCCCACGACCTGGGAAGAAACCGCCGGGGCGCGCCCGACGTCCTGGCGCTCGGCTTCTCCAGCATCGACTACCTCGGGCATCTGTTCGGCCCCGACTCCTGCGAAGCGGCGGACGCGATGAAGCGCATGGACGCGACGCTCGCGCGACTGCTCGATTTTCTGATCAAGCGGCTCGGCAGGGAGAATCTGCTGGTGGTGGTGACCGCCGACCATGGAGTCGCCCCGCTTCCGGAGGTTTCCCTGAAGATGGGAGTCGCGGCGGGCCGCATCGAGCTTCCCGCCGGCGTGGCGCGGGAGACGGGGAAGGTCGGCGACCTGCCGGCGCTGCGCCAGCGGATGGAGTTTTTCCTGGCCGGGAAGCTGGGGGAGAAAATCGACGCCGCGACGCCGCTCTCCGAGGCCTTGGTGACGGCCTACTTCGAGCCTTCGCTCTACCTCAACCGCAACCGGATCGGCCCGGCGCATCTGGCGCTCGCCCGCTCCAGCCTGAAGGAGTATCTGCTCCGCGTCGAAGGGATCGAGGCGGTCTATACGGCCGAGGAGATCGAGGCGGGGGAGGCGCCCGAAGCGGTCCGGCTCTCGTTCCGGAGCGATCGCTCCGGAGATCTGACCATCCAGCTCCGCCCCTATTGGACCGCAAGCGCCCCGGGAGGGGGCGCGGATCACGGGCAGGCGCACGATTACGACGCTCGCGTGCCGCTCCTGTTCTGGGGATCGCGAGTGACGGCCGGGACCGAGCCGAGGGTCGTGGATATGGCGCAGATCGCTCCGACCCTGGCTCGCATCCTTGAGCTGGAGGGGTCGCGCTTCAGCCGTCCCTCTCCCTTGTCTGTCGGAGAGTCGCCGTAG